In Leuconostoc kimchii IMSNU 11154, one genomic interval encodes:
- a CDS encoding response regulator codes for MTKKIMVVDNHFIIREGLKLIFESIDDFDVIYEANDGQQAINMLKNKKPDLILLDIIMENIDGFGVMTYVNQYCPEIPVVVLTTVDTGENIKKMLLLGAKGYLLKDASTEMIANTVVNAVQGNTILQNKITEIISNDELYDTQNNQNIFNLNPTEVEILSAISQGSKIKNIALKLHLSERTIKNHLTVVYDKMNVSSGVEAIALAVRNHII; via the coding sequence AAGTTAATTTTCGAAAGTATTGATGATTTTGATGTCATTTATGAGGCAAATGATGGGCAACAAGCGATTAATATGCTAAAAAATAAAAAACCAGATTTAATATTGTTGGATATTATAATGGAAAATATTGATGGGTTTGGCGTTATGACTTATGTGAATCAATATTGTCCAGAAATTCCGGTTGTCGTTTTAACGACAGTAGACACTGGTGAAAATATCAAAAAAATGTTATTATTGGGTGCTAAAGGATATTTATTAAAGGATGCTAGTACTGAAATGATTGCTAATACAGTAGTGAATGCTGTCCAAGGAAATACGATCTTACAAAATAAAATTACAGAAATAATTTCAAATGATGAGCTATATGACACGCAAAACAATCAAAATATATTCAACTTGAATCCTACGGAAGTTGAAATACTTAGTGCGATTAGCCAGGGTTCCAAAATTAAAAACATTGCCCTGAAGTTACATTTGTCTGAAAGAACTATCAAAAATCACTTGACTGTAGTTTATGATAAAATGAATGTATCCAGTGGTGTCGAAGCGATTGCATTAGCAGTGAGAAATCATATCATTTAG
- a CDS encoding YhgE/Pip domain-containing protein yields MSFKKFLQSKGVIGSLIIILFYGLLMVGVYFSGYKAIPNKVDQLPVAIVNQDSDSRPLTAQMKDKLPFKHIKTNLTLGEAKAQLKDRKVYLIINVPEHFNNNVKDVTHNRTANLKFYINYSNPTTVTTTMESASKALGSQIQKSVLLKQSQGILTAAELNQLQKEVTEAVTANPDQQEKILKQANATKAKAVDQINSTYGKIANSYNSNIIKINPVPLGMHHSMAPFFLTLSFYIGSMIAAMLIVTSYKSFSPLIGRWRAYLYTEITIGLLSLLTPLIIIGLAKYMLNFNTSTYWQLWLTHSIELFSALNVNLIFSLILGQLGIMVNMPFMLIQVISGAGMIPQRILPDFFKIMSYISPSFYAIQSDFNILYGGNGTQTLWLQLLMIGIAAIALHLVIVAFQKNNSGIVKPG; encoded by the coding sequence ATGTCTTTTAAAAAATTTTTACAAAGCAAAGGTGTCATCGGATCTTTGATTATTATCTTGTTCTATGGTCTACTCATGGTGGGTGTTTACTTTTCTGGCTATAAAGCAATTCCCAATAAAGTGGATCAACTTCCCGTTGCTATTGTTAATCAAGATTCTGATAGTCGACCATTAACAGCTCAAATGAAGGATAAGTTACCATTCAAACATATTAAAACAAATTTAACGCTAGGTGAAGCCAAGGCACAATTAAAAGATCGCAAAGTTTATCTCATTATTAATGTGCCTGAACATTTCAACAATAACGTTAAGGATGTCACGCACAATCGTACCGCTAACCTCAAATTTTATATTAACTACTCTAACCCAACAACTGTGACAACGACTATGGAAAGTGCCTCAAAAGCACTGGGTAGTCAAATTCAAAAAAGTGTTTTGTTAAAGCAGAGTCAAGGTATTTTAACTGCAGCTGAACTCAACCAATTACAAAAAGAAGTCACAGAAGCTGTTACAGCTAATCCTGACCAACAAGAAAAAATATTAAAACAAGCAAACGCAACAAAAGCTAAGGCTGTTGATCAAATTAACAGTACTTATGGCAAGATCGCTAACTCATATAACAGCAACATCATTAAAATCAATCCTGTTCCCTTAGGCATGCATCACAGCATGGCGCCATTCTTTCTAACCTTATCGTTCTACATTGGCTCTATGATCGCTGCGATGCTAATTGTCACAAGTTATAAGTCATTTTCACCATTAATTGGTCGCTGGCGTGCCTATCTATACACTGAAATAACAATTGGCCTCTTATCGCTTCTCACACCATTAATCATAATAGGCTTAGCTAAATACATGTTGAACTTTAATACAAGTACCTATTGGCAGCTGTGGTTAACACACAGTATTGAATTATTTAGCGCATTAAACGTTAACCTCATTTTTTCCTTAATTTTAGGACAACTTGGTATCATGGTTAACATGCCATTTATGCTTATACAGGTTATTTCAGGCGCTGGTATGATACCACAACGTATATTGCCAGATTTCTTTAAAATCATGAGCTACATCTCACCTAGTTTCTACGCGATTCAATCTGATTTTAATATTTTATATGGCGGTAACGGCACACAAACCTTATGGCTACAACTCCTGATGATTGGAATCGCTGCAATAGCACTTCATTTGGTGATTGTCGCTTTTCAAAAAAATAATTCTGGTATCGTCAAACCAGGTTAA